The DNA segment GAGACGCAGATCCCCGTGGGGATCGTCACCGGGCTGATCGGCGGGCCGTACTTCCTGTATCTGATGCGCAGACAGCAGCACATGGGTGAGATCTGATGTCGAGAAACGCCATCGAACGCGGCGAACGACGGCGGGAGAAACGAGTCGAATCGCTCGATTCGGGGAGCACCGAGTCGACGCACGCGAGCACCCTCGCCGGCGAGGAGCTGGTCCTTCGCTACTCGGGTACCGAGGAGCCGGTCGTCGACGGCGAGTCCCTGGTCGTTCCGTCCGGCGAGGTGACGGCGCTCGTCGGACCGAACGGGTCGGGAAAGAGCACGCTCTTGAAGGGGCTTGCGAACCAGCTCTCGCCCGATTCGGGATCGGTGCTGCTCGACGGCCGTGACGTCCAGTCGCTCGGGACGAAGGAGCTCGCACGCGAGCTCGGCCTGCTCTCCCAGGAGAACGTCTCGCCGGAGTCGATCGGCGTCGAGGAGCTCGTCCACCACGGCCGGTATCCCCACCGGGGGTTCTTCGAGGGCGTGAGCGAGGAGGACGAGTGTGCGGTCCGCGACGCGCTCTCGCTCGCGGGCGTCGCCCACCTCCGCGACCGCGAGGTGAGCAGCCTGAGCGGCGGACAGCGACAGCTCGTCTGGATCGCGATGGTACTGGCCCAGGACACCGACGTCCTCCTGCTCGACGAGCCCACGACCTTCCTCGACCTGCACCACCAGCTCGAGGTGATGGAGATCGTCCGAACCCTCCGGAAGGAGCGCGAGGTCACGGTCGTGCTCGTCCTCCACGACGTCGAGCAGGCCGCCCGGTACGCAGATCACCTGATCGCGCTCAGGGACGGGACGATCCACGCTCGCGGCCCCCCCGAGGAGGTCGTCACCGAGGAGCTGCTCGCGGAGGTGTTTCGGGTGGAGGCGACCGTCGAGCAGGACGCCGAAGGCCCGCGGGTCACGCCGCACGGGCCCCTACACGAGGGTTAGAACCAATCTAAGCCGACCTGCCGTCGCCTCCGCCCCGTCGGATTCCGCACCCACGGCGTCCGGCGATCGCGCTCGGCCTCGGGGTCCACTTCGGGCGCCTCCCCGCTCTCGTACCCCGGACACGACGGGCCACACCCGCCCGGGTCGACGATCCGGTCGTAGTACGAGCAGTAGGGGACGCTCGCGCCGGCGACCTCGCCGATCGCGGCGTTCGCACACGTCGGCGGCCCGACCCGCCAGCCCCTTCCGTAGGCTCGTTCGGCGATCCGCCGGCGTTTGCGGGCCTTCGCCGCCGGCGAGACGAACGAGACGTCCGTTCGGAGGGGACGCCGCTCGCCGAGTTCGACGCCCCACCCCTCGGACGAGAGGCGGGTCGG comes from the Halalkalicoccus sp. CG83 genome and includes:
- a CDS encoding ABC transporter ATP-binding protein, giving the protein MSRNAIERGERRREKRVESLDSGSTESTHASTLAGEELVLRYSGTEEPVVDGESLVVPSGEVTALVGPNGSGKSTLLKGLANQLSPDSGSVLLDGRDVQSLGTKELARELGLLSQENVSPESIGVEELVHHGRYPHRGFFEGVSEEDECAVRDALSLAGVAHLRDREVSSLSGGQRQLVWIAMVLAQDTDVLLLDEPTTFLDLHHQLEVMEIVRTLRKEREVTVVLVLHDVEQAARYADHLIALRDGTIHARGPPEEVVTEELLAEVFRVEATVEQDAEGPRVTPHGPLHEG